One segment of Triticum aestivum cultivar Chinese Spring chromosome 2A, IWGSC CS RefSeq v2.1, whole genome shotgun sequence DNA contains the following:
- the LOC123190291 gene encoding uncharacterized protein, which translates to MIYVVMAPNPSGQSQEKKKTKEKQPMKIHYDLLNLRMNQAEQKVTCELMMPAKLPDFYNPPLGADPVVLHVKHPTQDKHSVTLMRDCLHKNLLHAKLVSDKDPYLLVFTDRYTGMLTAYFKSIEPFVAKYAEPGRIPFPSAKLQSVVSQMLDGLKGLWFYDKYHGNLRLDNTYYYKTKDGDVVVKLASFKCQGTKLKDPAKKGKDKTETVAHYQAEDLQAMGTALEEISQMASDLSEKGYLLDCRQIDHLAERLKEVSKIQLLQWMRLSFQGIMVFFWYYTLYCHDLQDPLTRGDVKMVKHARPEMPVTVSSSRTVAAVTRLKVTAV; encoded by the exons ATGATATACGTTGTGATGGCACCAAATCCATCAG GTCAGtcccaagaaaagaagaaaacaaaagagaaaCAG CCTATGAAGATACACTATGACCTGTTAAACCTAAGGATGAACCAGGCTGAACAGAAAGTGACTTGTGAGCTTATGATGCCAGCAAAGTTACCAGATTTCTACAACCCTCCCCTTGGTGCTGATCCGGTTGTCCTCCATGTGAAACATCCAACCCAAGACAAGCATTCTGTTACTTTAATGAGGGATTGCTTACATAAGAACCTTCTGCATGCAAAACTTGTCAGTGACAAAGATCCATATCTGCTAGTCTTTACTGACCGATACACAGGAATGTTAACAGCATACTTCAAGTCCATCGAACCATTTGTAGCTAAGTATGCCGAACCGGGCCGGATACCATTCCCGTCCGCTAAGCTTCAAAGTGTTGTGAGTCAAATGCTTGATGGTTTGAAGGGACTGTGGTTCTATGACAAGTACCATGGAAACTTGAGATTGGACAACACATACTACTATAAGACAAAAGATGGTGATGTCGTTGTGAAGTTGGCAAGTTTTAAATGTCAAGGTACTAAACTTAAAGACCCTGCAAAAAAGGGAAAAG ATAAAACAGAGACTGTTGCACATTACCAGGCGGAAGATTTACAAGCAATGGGCACTGCGCTGGAAGAAATATCTCAAATGGCTAGTGATTTGAGTGAGAAAGGCTATCTGTTGGATTGCAGACAGATTGACCACCTTGCCGAAAGACTAAAAGAAGTGTCCAA AATCCAACTGCTTCAGTGGATGCGACTGTCATTTCAAGGAATCATGGTGTTTTTCTGGTACTATACTCTTTACTGCCACGACCTCCAAGACCCGTTAACCAGGGGTGATGTTAAG ATGGTAAAGCATGCAAGACCAGAGATGCCAGTGACAGTTAGCAGTTCGAGGACCGTGGCTGCCGTAACAAGGCTTAAAGTAACTGCAGTATGA